One genomic window of Luteitalea pratensis includes the following:
- a CDS encoding sensor histidine kinase, translating into MRVPTFVLLTALQTALFTPLFMLGVAWVTQQPLETSPGFLLRVGLVGIVTAALSAMITGWMASTVVDDRIGEAVSAIRALGSGERRTALPEPRGDALGRVARAVNAAGASLDVRLGDLTRDRARLEAVLSGMVEGVIVVNEQGQVQLANEAARQLLRLDASPIGRHYVELIRHPDIAMQITQALQGQRPGGLELAIGRDPGQTFIARCSSAITPGSRGAVLVLHDITDLRRADRIRRDFVANVSHELRTPLTAIRGYVEALLDGPEHEPETTRFLEIIARHSARMERLVKDLLRLARLDAGQEPLELADVSVDSLFTSVAGDLQPLTEARAQSVSITVTPPTLTMRCDPAKLHDALRNLVENACAYTPEGSRIELAATADATHIRLTVADTGNGIPDVELARIFERFYRVDKARSRDSGGTGLGLSIVRHLVELHGGVVSASNRPEGGAVFIVTLPRG; encoded by the coding sequence GTGCGAGTTCCCACCTTCGTTCTCCTGACCGCGCTCCAGACCGCACTGTTCACGCCGTTGTTCATGCTCGGCGTTGCCTGGGTGACGCAACAGCCCCTCGAAACGTCGCCGGGATTCCTGCTGCGCGTCGGATTGGTGGGCATCGTCACCGCGGCACTCTCGGCGATGATCACCGGCTGGATGGCGTCGACGGTGGTCGACGACCGCATCGGCGAGGCCGTGTCGGCCATCCGCGCCCTCGGCTCGGGCGAGCGCCGGACCGCATTGCCCGAACCCCGCGGCGACGCGCTGGGGCGCGTGGCGCGTGCCGTGAATGCCGCAGGCGCATCGCTCGACGTGCGGCTCGGCGACCTGACGCGCGACCGGGCGCGGCTCGAGGCCGTGCTCTCCGGGATGGTCGAGGGCGTCATCGTCGTCAACGAGCAGGGACAGGTGCAGCTGGCGAACGAAGCGGCGAGGCAGTTGCTGCGACTCGACGCGTCGCCCATCGGCCGGCACTACGTCGAGCTGATCCGGCATCCCGACATCGCCATGCAGATCACGCAGGCGCTCCAGGGCCAGCGGCCCGGCGGCCTCGAACTGGCGATCGGACGCGACCCCGGACAAACGTTCATCGCGCGGTGTTCATCGGCGATCACACCGGGCAGCCGCGGCGCCGTCCTCGTGCTGCACGACATCACCGACCTGCGCAGGGCCGACCGCATCCGGCGGGACTTCGTGGCCAACGTGTCACACGAACTGCGCACGCCGCTGACGGCGATCCGCGGCTACGTGGAGGCACTGCTCGACGGACCGGAACACGAACCCGAGACGACCCGCTTCCTGGAGATCATCGCGCGGCACTCGGCGCGCATGGAGCGGCTCGTCAAGGACCTGCTGCGGCTGGCGCGTCTCGATGCCGGCCAGGAGCCCCTCGAACTCGCCGACGTCTCGGTGGACAGCCTGTTCACGTCCGTCGCTGGTGACCTGCAGCCGCTCACCGAGGCGCGAGCCCAGTCGGTCAGCATCACGGTGACGCCACCCACGCTCACCATGCGATGCGACCCGGCCAAACTGCACGACGCGCTGCGCAACCTCGTCGAGAACGCCTGCGCCTACACTCCCGAAGGCAGCCGCATCGAACTGGCGGCCACCGCCGACGCCACGCACATCCGGCTGACGGTTGCCGATACCGGCAACGGCATCCCCGACGTCGAGCTCGCGCGCATCTTCGAGCGCTTCTACCGCGTCGACAAGGCTCGCTCGCGTGACTCCGGCGGCACCGGGCTCGGCTTGTCCATCG